A single window of Deltaproteobacteria bacterium DNA harbors:
- the ispH gene encoding 4-hydroxy-3-methylbut-2-enyl diphosphate reductase has protein sequence MAKRPLRVILAQPRGFCAGVVRAVDIVERALEIYGAPVYVRHEIVHNKHVVEGLREKGARFVEKVSDIPKGAVTVFSAHGVARKVEDAADGRGLQVIDATCPLVSKVHVEAQRYARQGHEVVLIGHAGHPEVEGTMGQVPGTVHLVSNLEDVAELSPADSAKLSYVTQTTLSVDDTREIIAALKSRFPEIRGPDVKDICYATQNRQTAVRLLASESDVILVIGADYSSNSNRLREIGEEVGTVSYLIPDATGLDPAWLEGVESVGITAGASAPEDLVQGLVDRLREAFDVTLTSLDGIEENVTFKLPRELAVESPSPA, from the coding sequence GTGGCCAAACGACCCTTGCGAGTCATCCTGGCGCAGCCTAGAGGCTTCTGCGCCGGCGTGGTCCGGGCGGTGGACATCGTGGAGCGCGCGCTTGAGATCTACGGCGCCCCGGTCTACGTGCGGCACGAGATCGTCCACAACAAGCACGTGGTGGAGGGCTTGCGCGAGAAGGGAGCGCGCTTCGTCGAGAAGGTCTCCGACATTCCGAAGGGCGCGGTCACGGTGTTCAGCGCCCACGGCGTCGCCCGCAAGGTGGAGGATGCGGCGGACGGGCGCGGCCTCCAGGTCATCGACGCCACCTGTCCGCTGGTGAGCAAGGTCCACGTCGAGGCACAGCGCTACGCGCGGCAGGGCCATGAGGTGGTGCTCATCGGCCACGCCGGCCACCCGGAGGTCGAGGGCACCATGGGGCAGGTACCGGGCACGGTGCACCTGGTGTCCAATCTCGAGGACGTGGCGGAGCTGAGCCCCGCCGATTCGGCGAAGCTCTCCTACGTGACGCAGACCACCCTCAGCGTGGATGATACCCGCGAGATCATCGCGGCCCTGAAGTCCCGTTTCCCCGAGATCCGCGGGCCGGACGTGAAGGACATCTGCTACGCGACCCAGAACCGGCAGACCGCCGTGCGGCTCCTGGCGTCGGAGTCCGACGTGATCCTGGTCATCGGCGCGGACTACAGCTCCAACTCGAACCGTCTGCGGGAGATCGGCGAGGAGGTCGGAACCGTCAGCTACCTCATCCCGGACGCCACGGGCCTCGATCCGGCTTGGCTGGAAGGCGTTGAATCCGTGGGGATCACCGCCGGCGCATCGGCGCCCGAGGATCTGGTGCAGGGATTGGTGGACCGGCTCCGCGAAGCGTTCGACGTCACCCTGACGAGCCTCGACGGCATCGAAGAGAACGTGACCTTCAAGCTGCCGCGGGAACTGGCCGTCGAGTCGCCCTCTCCGGCGTGA